The following proteins are encoded in a genomic region of Phaeodactylum tricornutum CCAP 1055/1 chromosome 1, whole genome shotgun sequence:
- a CDS encoding predicted protein → MAPQQRIEAVLDKEGTTPVLPLLQAAQHLLKPNGSIVGRDVADTIRPLFRTFCSAIPTFYEEAKTKPALASIDGRSPISHSRIHEFIVNEYGPTLHALGFGRGHRIALVLPNGPELALAIVATAQYASCVPLSANGAASELKADLLRAGVDLVVGPYSGRIHNDFIQNSQATDERFHVMPWTETDWSMFAEIEQTATGLGIPFAGLVPSPYESGIFKIVTNAATDTLRFSDRHEIICPINRSTKAFLTKENTLNDEVLVLFTSGTTGNKKLVPHQLGDILTAATTIALSWALTPDDVNCNLMPLFHVGGIVRQVFSPLVSGGCVICCPSFDPSIFWLLHVTKQAFTWYYAAPTMHQLILQTGQADGFLVEGKHCPPLRMIANAAGGLLPSLALQLRDTFVGATVLPSYGMTECMPISSPPATYQLEKPGTSGVAVGPEIAILNTTTMKSLPIGEDGPICVRGDPCFRGYGRIANDFSEAVNDTFMADGWFNTGDLGHLDKDGYLFITGRSKEVINRGGEIISPMEVEEAVLSHSDISLAAAFSAPHDVLQEVVGIVVVMMADRPRLDLASLHEFLGERLAAPKWPQCLIFMDGLPKSHTNKLLRVKLGSRLGLPELRDDMLAIDRTWEGKCPPQGTPLDVAIPVFPVSVSAEEIEEKLASMLVTTKNQNLRVIPHSTRTGSLVCYVYNLDRMDAILLARKALPRYAVPSHFVSLDTIELLSGKVLPSPSMKDAVASLLQRSSSANTIDPVVDNLQSLFAELLSLDYLPGPEANFFHIGGSSMLASQLASKLRKQFGIACSGAEIFHSTNCNDLAKLIYQRSDDFATISPIDSKLNDQSGPSGRVVDDHGAPFPSKRLAMDGSFLRSLFQLVPILIIFPIWQISRYILFFCFLLWSIDVVPGTRDIGTFIAAYLAFHLCWITITPLVFVAIKWSVIGRYKAGRYPIWGSYYLRWWFVDICRKLFLRGIWGSNEVYLNIYYRLLGAKIGKGARISLEADLAEFDLVNVGENAAVEDCTLRAFGVDNGAMILGPVHVGNNGSVGAKSVVAPFTSVPDDGHLGPVTSSYEVGKALDLKNRQFNRRCLAEPSIWLQVCLGSPITFAVNCFAQIPSLLILIWMLRYKGQRGEEFLTLNDLMEWLCDPKRIPFYIGIRVARNIVSPFFYMAAAIVAKKTVIGKFTAGPRDTWSSWSLFRHWLAATLFSRKKIQAVTDLIGRHYELVSVLYRLLGAKVGKRVFWPGSQPVFTGEFDLLEIGDDVVFGSRSGIFMTTDTSCEKVVLCAGANVADNCVVLPGSVVGKNAVLGSNSVCPLGWYLPEGSVWFGSKGCEPDCLDKGVVTDFDGPILVTDIDVKTVPMVGDATTLRPFGKAFYRGEASYSVWPLHVIIAATLLIRSILSVFHTLPLLGAIQGGGAILYGLPLIDRVYDSHEYNFFHVYFAILFVFFFTHALRVALWLVIELTAKWTLMGRREEGRYNYDTSSYAQRWELYQLISKVRKFNRLNFLDFLSGTPFMAAYFRLNGGRIGRDCCLFPAGADPFMPEPDLVTMGDRCVVDCASIVCHLNTRGNFELARITLENECTLRTRSRLQQGCYMEHGSQLLEKSLAMTGEVIEANSVWQGGPASWWFQYSQRSLYMADEEETADEKTNLLKAKVSSYNVQL, encoded by the coding sequence ATGGCACCGCAGCAACGAATCGAGGCCGTGCTCGACAAGGAAGGTACAACTCCGGTCCTTCCTCTCCTTCAAGCAGCTCAGCATCTTCTGAAGCCTAACGGTTCGATCGTTGGCCGCGATGTGGCCGACACGATCCGCCCTTTATTTCGAACTTTTTGTTCGGCTATTCCGACTTTCTACGAGGAAGCAAAAACTAAGCCGGCTCTCGCGAGTATTGATGGACGCAGCCCCATTTCACATTCTCGCATTCACGAATTTATTGTCAACGAATACGGCCCCACCCTTCATGCTCTCGGGTTCGGACGAGGCCATCGAATCGCATTGGTCTTGCCGAACGGGCCGGAATTAGCCTTGGCGATCGTCGCTACCGCTCAATACGCATCCTGTGTGCCCTTGTCGGCCAACGGCGCCGCTAGCGAGTTGAAAGCCGATCTGCTGCGTGCCGGGGTCGATCTCGTCGTCGGTCCATACTCAGGTCGTATTCATAACGATTTTATCCAAAACTCGCAAGCAACCGACGAGCGCTTCCACGTCATGCCATGGACGGAAACAGACTGGAGCATGTTTGCAGAGATCGAACAAACCGCTACAGGTTTGGGAATCCCTTTTGCGGGGTTGGTTCCGAGTCCCTACGAGTCGGgtattttcaaaattgttaCCAACGCAGCGACGGACACTCTGCGATTCTCCGATCGTCACGAGATTATTTGTCCTATAAATCGAAGCACCAAGGCTTTTTTGACCAAAGAAAACACCTTGAATGATGAGGTACTCGTCTTGTTCACATCAGGAACTACCGGTAACAAAAAGCTTGTCCCACACCAACTCGGTGACATCTTAACTGCAGCAACGACGATTGCTTTGAGCTGGGCTCTAACTCCCGACGACGTCAACTGCAACCTCATGCCCCTCTTTCACGTCGGAGGCATTGTCCGTCAGGTCTTTTCACCCCTCGTCTCCGGCGGTTGTGTAATTTGCTGTCCTAGCTTTGATCCAAGCATCTTTTGGCTGCTACACGTAACAAAACAAGCCTTTACTTGGTACTACGCCGCGCCCACCATGCATCAATTGATTTTGCAAACGGGACAAGCAGACGGGTTCTTGGTAGAAGGCAAACATTGTCCACCTTTGCGAATGATTGCCAACGCTGCTGGGGGGTTGTTACCCTCGTTGGCACTGCAGCTACGGGATACATTTGTCGGTGCCACCGTGCTGCCATCCTACGGAATGACCGAGTGTATGCCAATCAGTTCTCCGCCGGCAACTTATCAGTTGGAGAAACCTGGAACGTCGGGAGTGGCTGTGGGACCGGAAATTGCTATTCTCAATACAACGACAATGAAATCGTTACCGATCGGAGAAGATGGTCCAATTTGCGTTCGTGGTGATCCTTGTTTCCGTGGTTACGGAAGGATTGCCAATGATTTTTCGGAGGCCGTGAATGACACATTTATGGCTGACGGTTGGTTCAATACCGGTGATCTAGGACACTTGGACAAGGACGGCTATCTCTTTATTACTGGCCGTTCGAAGGAAGTCATCAATCGCGGGGGTGAAATCATAAGTCCCATGGAGGTCGAAGAAGCGGTCCTTAGCCATTCCGATATTTCTTTGGCAGCTGCCTTTAGCGCTCCTCATGATGTCCTTCAAGAAGTTGTCGGTATTGTTGTGGTTATGATGGCAGACCGTCCCCGTCTTGATCTAGCCTCTCTTCATGAGTTTCTGGGAGAGCGATTGGCAGCCCCTAAATGGCCGCAGTGCTTGATCTTTATGGATGGTTTGCCCAAGAGCCACACTAACAAGCTTCTCCGTGTCAAGCTTGGCAGCCGACTGGGGCTGCCTGAACTCAGGGATGATATGCTCGCAATAGATCGTACATGGGAAGGCAAGTGTCCACCGCAGGGGACGCCGTTGGATGTTGCCATACCAGTTTTTCCTGTTTCCGTTTCGGCCGAGGAAATCGAAGAAAAGCTTGCCAGTATGTTGGTGACCACAAAAAATCAAAATTTGCGGGTAATTCCACATAGCACCCGGACCGGGTCCCTCGTTTGCTATGTCTACAACCTTGATCGAATGGATGCAATTTTGCTAGCCCGCAAGGCTTTACCAAGATATGCGGTACCCAGTCACTTTGTTTCGCTTGACACAATCGAGCTTTTGTCGGGAAAAGTTCTGCCTTCTCCGAGTATGAAGGATGCCGTGGCTTCTCTTCTCCAACGCTCGTCAAGCGCCAATACAATTGATCCTGTAGTCGATAACTTGCAGAGCTTGTTTGCAGAGCTTTTGTCTTTGGATTATCTCCCTGGGCCTGAAGCTAACTTTTTCCACATCGGAGGAAGTTCAATGTTGGCGTCACAGTTGGCTAGCAAACTTCGAAAGCAATTTGGGATAGCCTGTAGTGGGGCTGAAATTTTCCACAGTACAAACTGTAACGACCTTGCCAAGCTTATTTACCAACGAAGCGACGACTTTGCGACGATTTCACCAATAGATTCGAAATTGAATGATCAATCAGGCCCAAGCGGACGTGTTGTTGACGACCATGGCGCACCCTTCCCCTCAAAACGTCTAGCTATGGATGGTTCATTCCTTCGCTCACTATTTCAGCTTGTGCCTATTCTAATTATATTTCCAATTTGGCAGATATCGCGCTATATCCTCTTTTTCTGCTTCCTACTCTGGTCGATTGATGTTGTTCCTGGTACCCGCGATATCGGAACCTTTATTGCTGCCTATTTGGCATTTCATTTGTGCTGGATTACTATAACGCCGCTCGTGTTTGTTGCCATCAAATGGAGCGTGATTGGTCGCTACAAAGCAGGGCGCTACCCAATTTGGGGTAGCTACTACTTACGGTGGTGGTTTGTTGACATCTGCCGCAAACTTTTTCTTCGTGGCATCTGGGGTTCCAACGAGGTGTACCTGAACATCTACTACCGCCTACTGGGGGCCAAGATTGGCAAGGGTGCCCGCATTAGTCTAGAGGCTGACTTGGCCGAATTTGACTTGGTAAACGTTGGGGAAAACGCCGCTGTAGAAGATTGCACGCTAAGGGCCTTTGGAGTAGACAATGGTGCCATGATTCTTGGACCGGTGCATGTCGGAAATAACGGCAGTGTTGGAGCGAAGTCAGTGGTCGCTCCCTTTACTTCAGTCCCTGACGATGGTCACCTCGGACCAGTGACTTCGAGCTATGAAGTAGGAAAAGCTCTGGACTTGAAGAACAGACAGTTTAATCGTCGATGCCTGGCTGAGCCCAGCATTTGGCTCCAGGTTTGTCTGGGTTCGCCGATCACCTTTGCTGTAAACTGCTTTGCTCAAATTCCCTCGTTGCTGATCCTTATATGGATGCTGAGATACAAAGGCCAGCGTGGCGAGGAGTTCTTGACTCTGAATGATTTAATGGAGTGGCTTTGCGATCCTAAGCGTATCCCGTTCTACATTGGAATTCGTGTTGCTCGCAATATTGTGTCTCCTTTTTTTTACATGGCGGCTGCCATTGTTGCCAAAAAGACTGTGATTGGCAAGTTTACAGCCGGTCCGCGTGACACTTGGTCCAGCTGGTCTCTGTTTCGTCACTGGCTAGCTGCAACTTTATTCTCTCGTAAAAAAATTCAGGCCGTCACGGATTTGATCGGCCGTCACTACGAACTTGTTAGTGTCTTGTACCGTCTCCTCGGTGccaaagttggaaaacgtgTTTTTTGGCCGGGCTCACAACCTGTGTTCACCGGTGAATTTGATTTGTTGGAAATTGGCGATGACGTTGTCTTTGGCTCGCGTTCTGGTATTTTCATGACGACAGACACTTCATGCGAAAAGGTTGTTTTGTGTGCCGGTGCCAATGTTGCTGACAATTGTGTTGTCCTTCCTGGAAGCGTTGTCGGCAAAAACGCTGTGCTGGGGTCAAACTCTGTTTGTCCACTCGGATGGTACTTGCCCGAGGGTAGCGTCTGGTTTGGATCTAAGGGCTGCGAGCCCGATTGCCTCGACAAGGGTGTAGTCACAGATTTCGATGGTCCGATTCTAGTCACTGATATTGACGTAAAGACGGTTCCGATGGTTGGAGATGCTACGACTCTTCGCCCTTTCGGTAAAGCTTTTTACAGAGGAGAAGCGTCTTACAGCGTTTGGCCCTTACATGTGATTATCGCAGCGACTCTCTTGATCAGAAGTATCCTGAGTGTGTTTCACACGCTTCCGTTGCTAGGTGCAATTCAAGGCGGTGGCGCCATTCTATATGGTCTTCCTCTTATTGACCGGGTCTACGATAGTCATGAGTACAACTTTTTCCACGTGTATTTTGCGAttttgtttgtctttttcttcacgCACGCGCTTCGCGTCGCACTTTGGCTTGTGATTGAACTGACGGCCAAATGGACTTTGATGGGGCGTCGAGAAGAAGGCCGTTACAACTATGATACGAGCTCGTACGCACAGCGATGGGAGCTCTATCAGCTTATTTCCAAAGTTCGAAAATTCAATCGTCTCAACTTTTTGGACTTCTTGTCCGGTACCCCTTTTATGGCTGCATACTTTCGGCTGAACGGAGGCAGAATTGGTCGGGATTGTTGCCTATTTCCTGCTGGGGCCGACCCTTTCATGCCCGAACCCGATTTGGTCACGATGGGCGACCGCTGTGTTGTGGATTGCGCTTCTATTGTCTGCCATTTGAACACACGCGGCAACTTTGAACTAGCCAGAATCACTCTAGAAAATGAATGTACGCTTCGTACACGTTCTCGTTTGCAGCAAGGCTGTTACATGGAACATGGCTCGCAACTGTTAGAGAAAAGTTTGGCAATGACAGGAGAAGTTATCGAAGCCAACAGCGTTTGGCAAGGTGGCCCAGCGTCATGGTGGTTCCAGTACTCTCAACGTAGTCTGTACATGGCGGATGAAGAGGAAACTGCCGATGAAAAAACCAATCTTTTGAAAGCTAAAGTGTCTTCGTACAACGTTCAGCTTTAG
- a CDS encoding predicted protein, with amino-acid sequence MHEWHALSLTSPVAKDLGQADQSTISVSNPEFPLPQGLSFHRCFVDQVTQQVLVKDIQTREFVWEGFDQRRRVQRYHLSDVETNPHDLDELPPESLLRLRDFLESATGLRPTHAAVEEFSIRKMKRSGEYASNHTVTTFESVQLPALDVDQDSGSYFVAQIPLLQSAVQHVNKPRRRQANCWELESNRHSTDIDMPARSLLIKRKDFLWNWRSQMMASETTTDLVLVVKLYTLPESRNEASHIADDDLFGYIPSPQDRIPKPPMPSLEEVLTIVITTSPIKSHPSTELLERTMETFVRAGTDFAYRCRKVIVCDGYRQDAADAKVTKKHTNPKQAMRNGIVNQNQAENYQAFKNALKEKCAAAPVDTVFQNCTVEELDSRHGYGFALRHALRECVTTPFVCVIQHDRTFMRPTPMTHVLNAMWHHPRIKYVGMSMRSNLLYRDIFLGKYGRAYLDELNACIERPPELLVDAAEYGPNSRSTELMDFATDKLRDNILALTETYRASAQAILEVEHRQTLTSLPTPGKHQMSLTPTLFWYDNIHVVDTAHYRDFIFHEPYQMVARGGFVEDKLSPVLKRTVERLGMRQGHARFGCYLLDDHAGMFFTGHLDGGSYMTAAAKETFVLAQTDKEEKPEL; translated from the coding sequence ATGCACGAATGGCATGCTTTGTCGCTGACTTCTCCGGTTGCCAAAGACCTAGGCCAAGCCGACCAGTCGACCATATCCGTTTCCAATCCAGAGTTCCCCCTTCCTCAAGGCCTGTCCTTTCACCGATGCTTTGTTGACCAAGTAACACAGCAAGTGCTTGTCAAGGACATTCAAACTCGTGAATTCGTTTGGGAAGGCTTTGATCAACGCCGCCGCGTTCAGCGCTATCACCTTTCGGATGTCGAGACAAATCCACACGATCTCGACGAGCTTCCTCCCGAAAGCTTGTTGAGACTCCGGGACTTTCTCGAGTCGGCCACCGGTCTCAGACCGACGCATGCAGCCGTAGAGGAATTTAGTATTCGGAAAATGAAACGCTCGGGTGAGTACGCTTCGAACCATACCGTCACCACGTTTGAATCCGTTCAGCTTCCCGCCCTCGATGTGGATCAGGACAGTGGCTCCTACTTTGTAGCTCAAATTCCCTTGCTCCAATCAGCTGTTCAGCACGTCAACAAGCCACGACGGCGTCAAGCCAACTGTTGGGAACTCGAGTCGAATCGACATTCGACCGATATTGACATGCCCGCCCGATCGCTGCTgatcaaacgaaaagacTTTCTCTGGAACTGGCGCAGCCAGATGATGGCTTCGGAAACCACTACCGATCTCGTTTTGGTCGTCAAGCTGTACACTCTGCCAGAATCGCGGAACGAGGCTTCTCACATTGCGGACGATGACCTATTTGGCTATATTCCGTCACCGCAAGATCGGATACCCAAACCTCCGATGCCATCCCTGGAGGAGGTTTTGACGATCGTTATTACTACATCTCCCATTAAAAGTCACCCCTCTACCGAACTGTTGGAACGCACCATGGAAACCTTTGTGCGAGCGGGAACGGACTTTGCCTACCGATGTCGCAAAGTCATTGTTTGCGACGGGTATCGCCAGGACGCGGCCGATGCAAAAGTCACCAAGAAACACACCAATCCGAAACAGGCCATGCGCAACGGCATTGTCAATCAAAATCAGGCCGAGAATTATCAAGCGTTTAAAAATGCTTTGAAGGAAAAGTGCGCGGCTGCTCCCGTCGACACAGTATTTCAAAACTGTACAGTCGAAGAGTTGGACTCCCGACACGGCTATGGTTTCGCCTTGCGTCACGCCCTCCGCGAATGTGTAACTACTCCCTTTGTCTGCGTGATTCAGCACGACCGAACTTTTATGCGTCCGACGCCTATGACGCACGTGCTCAACGCCATGTGGCATCATCCACGCATCAAGTACGTTGGGATGAGCATGCGTAGCAATCTGTTGTACCGGGATATATTTCTTGGCAAATACGGACGAGCCTATTTGGACGAACTCAATGCTTGCATTGAACGCCCGCCTGAGCTGCTGGTGGATGCGGCCGAATACGGTCCCAACAGCCGCTCGACCGAACTCATGGATTTCGCCACGGACAAGCTTCGCGACAATATCCTGGCGCTCACCGAGACGTACCGCGCCAGTGCCCAGGCCATACTGGAAGTTGAGCATCGACAAACATTAACCTCGTTACCCACACCGGGGAAGCACCAAATGAGTCTGACACCAACGCTATTTTGGTATGACAATATCCACGTAGTCGATACGGCCCATTATCGCGATTTTATCTTTCACGAGCCGTACCAGATGGTGGCTCGGGGGGGATTCGTAGAAGACAAATTGAGTCCGGTACTAAAACGAACCGTCGAGCGGCTGGGAATGCGGCAGGGTCACGCACGCTTTGGTTGCTATCTTCTTGACGATCATGCCGGAATGTTCTTTACGGGACATTTGGATGGAGGTAGCTACATGACAGCCGCGGCGAAAGAAACGTTCGTTTTGGCCCAAACCGACAAGGAGGAAAAACCGGAGCTTTAA
- a CDS encoding predicted protein, translating into MDSDDELEWSIHDLVHAPEPPSGARHQSHLQPSNPHASRRHLPFRSQSQYMNASSSPRSRSRSHDDSAAPWNSNGGQNIASGIRPRLWSQNSSSSTLSLPMLNALPHSKSDSNSPNESKDASFRRVAFAKDSNRRLYGLERSSMRQLPEDFVASELEDFSERKEEVDAYDVVRGDVESDLQKRNHRSRVDSHGGESSKASEGFTASDASFNEDDSEAGHDREDVNDSNGSIPMESRVPLVVFGYRLPSWMNKRPSWNRIAGFIVTRAPCFWCYGFTQPTDREILARLNLLSCFIAVLQMASCVWLGWVSLSDGLVDRSVDVTENLGTNETIPADSQQRIQIILNFWNLNGAVYGLGILAFIIFVSAIMTVRVIQNVNLMGAIRYLWVLLWMAPFEILFVIGLFDYFRVTDVWIKHWWRDKAMAWFRYFFCSPQESFNTLCAVPLMSLAEEVDWCLFQYNSTACTGIRNRAQSNMEQWMLAYYWINAGVGLVLICLVGVMDPGCSAYHFMFPNHPSFVFVAFVKH; encoded by the coding sequence ATGGACTCGGACGACGAGCTGGAATGGTCCATTCACGACCTGGTACACGCTCCCGAGCCACCGTCGGGCGCACGACACCAGTCCCACTTGCAACCATCCAATCCACACGCGAGTCGTCGGCACCTGCCGTTTCGATCGCAGTCGCAGTATATGAACGCGAGTTCGTCACCAAGATCACGTTCACGAAGCCACGACGATTCAGCGGCTCCCTGGAACTCCAACGGTGGACAGAACATTGCTTCCGGCATTCGGCCCCGTCTGTGGAGTCAAAACAGTTCGAGTTCGACTCTGTCCTTGCCCATGTTAAATGCCTTGCCGCACTCCAAATCCGATTCCAATTCTCCTAACGAGAGCAAAGATGCCTCGTTCCGCAGAGTCGCCTTTGCGAAAGATTCCAATCGTCGACTGTACGGTTTGGAACGGAGCAGTATGAGACAGCTACCCGAAGATTTTGTCGCCAGCGAACTGGAGGATTTTTCAGAAAGGAAAGAGGAAGTAGATGCGTACGATGTCGTACGCGGCGACGTGGAATCCGATCTTCAGAAACGGAACCATCGAAGCCGCGTAGATAGCCACGGAGGTGAATCGTCAAAAGCATCGGAAGGATTTACAGCTAGTGACGCCAGCttcaacgaagacgacagTGAGGCCGGCCACGACCGGGAAGATGTCAACGATTCCAACGGTAGTATCCCAATGGAGAGCCGCGTTCCGTTGGTCGTGTTCGGTTATCGACTGCCATCTTGGATGAACAAACGACCAAGTTGGAATCGGATTGCTGGCTTCATCGTTACGAGAGCGCCATGTTTTTGGTGCTACGGCTTTACACAACCAACGGACCGCGAAATCTTGGCGCGTCTCAATCTGTTAAGCTGCTTTATTGCCGTACTTCAGATGGCATCTTGTGTTTGGCTTGGTTGGGTTTCTTTGAGCGACGGCCTGGTGGATCGATCCGTCGATGTTACGGAGAATCTGGGCACGAACGAAACAATTCCCGCGGATTCGCAGCAGCGTATACAAATCATTCTCAACTTTTGGAACCTCAACGGAGCCGTTTACGGCTTGGGCATTTTGGCCTTTATCATTTTTGTATCGGCCATCATGACGGTCCGTGTCATTCAGAACGTTAACCTCATGGGCGCCATTCGCTATTTGTGGGTTCTCTTGTGGATGGCACCCTTCGAGATTCTATTCGTCATTGGTCTGTTCGACTACTTTAGGGTTACGGATGTGTGGATTAAACACTGGTGGCGGGACAAAGCCATGGCATGGTTTCGATATTTCTTTTGTAGCCCGCAAGAATCTTTCAATACCCTTTGTGCCGTGCCGCTAATGTCACTAGCCGAAGAAGTGGATTGGTGCCTCTTTCAATACAATTCCACAGCTTGTACAGGAATACGCAATAGAGCTCAGTCCAACATGGAACAGTGGATGCTTGCGTACTACTGGATCAACGCAGGTGTGGGTTTGGTTTTGATTTGTTTGGTAGGTGTCATGGATCCTGGATGCAGCGCCTACCATTTTATGTTTCCTAACCACCCGTCTTTTGTCTTCGTAGCTTTTGTTAAACATTAA
- a CDS encoding predicted protein: MLVMKLLRDNSPHITWDAFHVFKVFVANPNKPQEVIKILRDNQVKLCRYLTTLHQDKEENDTQFRDEKALIITTIEAL; this comes from the coding sequence ATGCTGGTAATGAAATTGCTACGTGATAATTCTCCGCACATTACGTGGGACGCCTTTCATGTTTTCAAAGTGTTTGTGGCGAATCCAAACAAGCCACAGGAAGTCATCAAGATTTTAAGAGACAATCAGGTTAAGCTGTGTCGTTATCTGACGACCCTTCATCAAGATAAGGAAGAGAACGATACTCAGTTCCGGGacgaaaaggccttgatCATAACGACTATTGAAGCACTGTAA
- a CDS encoding predicted protein produces the protein MKRGRDQVHAPTTEELNAAISSILRNNESSSVKEICDLITKNHKGWTLPERRVAKFVKRQKQESKAQTDDDASRVSTPSLLRARGVLGSAVKGTSRSLRKVLYMGTKKKDHDDGTEHSESTSSPPVEVVSSQNLLPPLSFDDMEPARMLDFATPEKTETRPLDAEAAPDSAVDVPLPTVYHDDNKGKKDSGFCQPCEGCTVL, from the exons ATGAAGAGGGGCCGCGATCAAGTACACGCCCCGACAACTGAAGAGCTGAACGCAGCGATTTCAAGCATTCTTCGTAAT AACGAATCGTCATCCGTCAAAGAGATTTGCGACCTCATCACAAAAAATCACAAAGGCTGGACGCTTCCTGAACGACGGGTGGCAAAGTTTGTAAAACGCCAGAAGCAGGAAAGCAAAGCTCAAACGGACGATGACGCGTCCCGAGTGAGTACTCCCAGTCTACTCCGAGCTCGGGGTGTGCTGGGTAGTGCTGTGAAAGGCACAAGTCGTAGTCTTCGCAAGGTCTTGTATATGGGTaccaagaaaaaggatcATGATGATGGGACTGAGCACTCAGAGTCGACTTCGTCGCCGCCCGTCGAAGTTGTTTCGTCGCAAAATTTGTTGCCGCCCTTGTCTTTCGACGATATGGAACCCGCTCGTATGCTAGATTTTGCGACACCGgaaaaaacagaaacgaGGCCACTCGATGCAGAGGCGGCACCGGATTCGGCCGTCGATGTACCTTTGCCAACTGTGTAtcacgacgacaacaaaggcaagaagGACTCTGGATTTTGTCAGCCTTGTGAAGGCTGTACAGTTTTGTGA